One genomic region from Campylobacter sp. RM5004 encodes:
- a CDS encoding argininosuccinate synthase domain-containing protein, whose product MKALALFSGGLDSMLAITTIAKQGIEVEAIHIDTGFGGSNFELLKRRANMAGASFRVVDISSAYLQDVLLNPKYGYGKAINPCIDCHGYMFKTALSMCEDLGASFVISGEVLGQRPMSQRAQALNSVAKLSEDKDNKILRPLSAKLLAPTLPEINGWVDREKLLDFSGRGRTRQMELANIYGYSDYESPAGGCLLTLQAYKNKIQDYLKYDTLDSQNAKLLRYGRHLRLPNNAKMIISRDEAEGIKILELLANEKIKMSEIKTGLIGAISLLDNNASLDDINLACSLALAYAKSPDDKECEFKGQKYFAKALSKNDAKKYFIV is encoded by the coding sequence ATGAAAGCATTAGCTTTATTTAGCGGTGGTCTTGATAGTATGTTAGCAATCACTACCATTGCAAAACAAGGAATAGAAGTTGAAGCCATTCATATTGATACGGGATTTGGTGGAAGCAATTTTGAATTATTAAAACGCCGTGCAAATATGGCAGGAGCTAGCTTTAGAGTAGTTGATATTAGTAGTGCGTATTTGCAAGATGTTTTATTAAATCCAAAATATGGCTATGGAAAAGCTATAAATCCTTGTATTGATTGTCATGGTTATATGTTTAAGACTGCACTTTCTATGTGTGAAGATTTAGGAGCTTCTTTTGTAATTAGTGGAGAGGTTTTAGGTCAGCGTCCTATGAGCCAAAGAGCACAAGCATTAAATAGCGTTGCAAAACTTAGCGAAGATAAGGATAATAAGATTTTACGCCCTTTAAGTGCTAAATTACTTGCACCAACTTTACCTGAGATTAATGGCTGGGTTGATAGAGAAAAACTGCTTGATTTTAGTGGCAGGGGAAGAACTAGACAAATGGAACTTGCAAATATTTATGGATACAGCGATTATGAAAGCCCAGCTGGTGGATGCTTATTAACCTTGCAAGCTTACAAAAACAAAATACAAGATTATTTAAAATACGATACTTTAGATAGCCAAAATGCAAAATTATTAAGATACGGAAGACATTTAAGACTGCCAAATAATGCTAAGATGATAATTTCAAGAGATGAAGCAGAAGGCATAAAAATCTTAGAATTATTAGCAAATGAAAAAATAAAAATGAGCGAGATTAAAACAGGCTTAATCGGTGCGATTTCTTTACTAGATAATAATGCTAGTTTAGATGATATTAATCTTGCTTGCTCACTTGCACTTGCTTATGCTAAAAGTCCAGATGATAAAGAATGCGAGTTTAAAGGGCAAAAATATTTTGCAAAAGCACTCAGTAAAAACGACGCTAAAAAATACTTTATAGTTTAA
- a CDS encoding helix-turn-helix domain-containing protein: MEKCHQDEKYIGKCGFYYTLSLISSKYKMSILYLLSKHKIIRYNELKRMIDGVSFKSLTKALKELENDDLIIRTEYPQIPPKVEYSLSKRGESLIPILDLMCKWGVDNRQ, encoded by the coding sequence ATGGAAAAATGTCATCAAGATGAAAAATATATCGGTAAATGTGGGTTTTATTATACTTTAAGTCTAATTTCAAGTAAGTATAAAATGAGCATATTATACCTTTTGTCAAAACATAAAATTATAAGATACAACGAGCTTAAAAGAATGATAGATGGAGTTTCTTTTAAGAGTTTAACAAAAGCTTTAAAAGAGCTTGAAAATGATGATTTGATAATTCGCACCGAATACCCACAAATCCCACCAAAGGTTGAATATAGTTTGAGTAAAAGGGGAGAAAGCTTGATTCCTATACTTGATTTAATGTGTAAATGGGGTGTTGATAATAGACAATAA
- a CDS encoding NAD(P)H-dependent oxidoreductase, which translates to MKNVLLINGAKAFGFSEAKLSASLCQVAFNTLNENGFKVEQTIIDEGYEPKTEVEKILRADIIIFQVQGFWMNAPWIVWEYFAKVFKEGAGKLWENDGRSRNDASKKYGSGGLCQDKKFMISWTWNAPEEAFTDKNQFFGGVGIDGVGISIMKTHEFLGMKALKTFACYDVHKENQGEKYLKEYKEHILKEIVKKY; encoded by the coding sequence ATGAAAAATGTTTTACTGATTAATGGTGCTAAAGCCTTTGGGTTTTCAGAAGCAAAATTAAGTGCAAGTCTTTGTCAAGTTGCATTTAATACTTTGAATGAAAATGGTTTTAAAGTAGAGCAAACCATTATTGATGAAGGGTATGAGCCAAAAACTGAAGTAGAAAAAATATTAAGAGCAGATATTATTATCTTTCAAGTGCAAGGATTTTGGATGAATGCACCTTGGATAGTATGGGAATATTTTGCAAAAGTTTTTAAAGAAGGCGCTGGAAAATTATGGGAAAATGATGGCAGAAGTAGAAACGATGCAAGTAAAAAATACGGCTCAGGTGGGCTTTGTCAAGATAAAAAATTTATGATTTCTTGGACTTGGAATGCACCTGAGGAAGCATTTACTGATAAAAATCAGTTTTTTGGTGGTGTTGGTATTGATGGAGTTGGTATAAGCATTATGAAAACTCATGAGTTTTTGGGTATGAAGGCACTTAAAACCTTTGCTTGCTATGACGTGCATAAAGAAAATCAAGGCGAAAAATATCTAAAAGAATATAAAGAACATATTTTAAAGGAAATTGTAAAGAAGTATTAA